GCAGTTGTGGAAGTCCTCTCCAGAGATACCGAAGAGGACCTGCTGGACTATATTGGCCGCGGTGGCCATACCCGCCTTGCGCGGGCACAGCCGGTTGTACGGGACGCAAGACCAGCGTCCCTTGAAGTGAATACCAAACCCCCGCAGGAAGCGGTTGGTCTGGTAGGCTACCTTTCTCAGGTAGCGATCCGCTCCGCCGGGCGACGGGTGTCGCTCGACGAAGTCCCAGAGATTCACCACGTTGTGCGGGGAGTGAAACATCCCGCACTGGGTGGCTCTGATGAATTCCACGAGCGTCGGGAATGCCGACGCCGCGCGGAGCCACCCTGCCATCCGGAGGAACTGCTCGGTCGAAGCCTCCAGACGTCGAGCCCGGTAAGCTTTCTCGCTTTCCCCCTCTTTCCACTCGACGTGGGAGGAGGAATTGTTCTGGAGATTATACGGGATGACCCGCGTGGGGCCATACTTCGGCCAGTTACGCCGGTCCCATTCCGATTGGAACCAGTTTTCTTTCCACTCCTCGGTCAGGATGCCAACCGAGATTTCAAAGTCAATCGCCGCGCGGGCGACGCGCTTTTGAAGCCCACCGAAACTCCAGGGGCGCTTGCCCCTGAGGGCGACAGCGCCCTCGTATTTGACCTCTTCCCGCCACGAGGTGGCGGTTTGGACTTCTTCTTCGCCCCGGAGAGCGTTGAGGGAGTCTTGCTTCCTTACAAATTCCTTGGCCATGATGGCCTCCTTTTTGTGAGCGACGGTTGATGAAAGGCGGATCCGCATCCACCGTTTTGATTTCTAAAATAAAAACCAAAACGGCAGAAACGGAAACCCATTTCAATAACAAAACGCCGACAGTAACAGTTGATTGAAACTCTCTCAGAACAAGCGAGTCTCGCTTGCTCAGTAGAGAGGAGAAACATACCACTGTTTCTCGCCTCACCAACCTCCCGATGTGACTCGGGATATTTGCCTTTGGAGTTATCCACCACTCCGGGTATCAGGCGACCCTTAGGGTGCGGTTTCTAAAACTGGAGAAACCGCCAAAACCTGCGAGAGTCGAAACCTAGTGGATCCGCACTCTCAGTTTGGCCGGGGCGCGCCGTACGGGCGCGACACGGTCGAGTTGAGCGCGGGTCACGCGCCCCAGCCGTTCCACCGGAACGGCACGGGTCTCCACGAGGCCTTGCGGCCCAGTGAAGACAACTGTCACGCTGTCGCCCTTACGGGCGACCACACTCGGTCTCCAACCGGCGTGAGCGAGATCCGCCCACGCACAATTCGTGAAATTCACGGCCATGATGGCCTCCTTCCCACACGCAATGCCCGGCGTATTGGATAGATGAATGATGGTGCGGGTACACCAGTTCTCAGAAAGCTTGATGACAAAAACCATCCAGCTTCCAATTGAACAAGTTGTTAAGGTTCTCCTTGAACGGGGCGTGGCTCGCTTCTGCACACTTTCGGCGTGTCCGTTTCCTCCGTTGCTTTCCAAGGACCGTTATGCCTACGAGGCTATCAATTGATCGCCTCATAGGCATTCACTCCTTGCGAGTCAGGGTAGTATTCGGATCGACGCGTCGGGGCTACCGTCTCTCGTCCGCTTTGCAGCGCACTGGTAGTGGACCGACACTTTGATCACAGACCGCTCAGAATATGGTTAGTATTCCGCCTTGGCAGCCGAGTGAAGGGCTGCTAGATGTGACTCGTTTGTCTCTCTCCGCGTTGGGAGTATGAAATGTACTGTATCTCTCTCGAAGCTATCTTTTGTGGCTTCCGAGAAAGAGGATGGGGGAGAATCTCGCGAAACTCGAGGGTCTCGAGGTCCCCGCCTGCGACGCTGTTGCGTAGCACTTCGGGCAGGTCTCTCTACTCTCCCGAGTGTTGTCGGTCGAGCAGGATTCGCGTCACCGTTCTCCCGCATGTCTCTCTCTAAGAACGCTGATCGGTAAGGTACTAAGGTGGCTGTCTCACGGCCGGTCCCCGTCTACATCGCCTCGCGAAGTATGCCGGGCAGGTCTCTCGTCTCTCTTTTTCTATTGAAGTCACAGTATAGCACCGTTTTACAACAGTGTCAATGATACGTATCAGAAATATGAAAAAAAGCTTATATAATATAAAAAATATGCATAAATAAGCATATAATATGTCACAATATATTGACAATATATAAAATGAGGAGTAGAATGAAAGGAAATAAGATGAAATATATGGAGCTTCTCTACACAGAAAATCTGAAGCAGGTTGGACTGTCCGAGGCGCAAGCCCTCGTATTTGAGGCTCTATTAAAGGAAAAAGAGATAAAGGCAGGGAAGCTCGCCAAGTACCTGCCTTTGAAGCGGGGTTTGATTTACAAATCACTCGACGATCTGGTCGCTCTGGGGCTGACCGAAAAGCAAGAAGCCCCCGGGAAAGTCGCACTCTACCGGGCGAAGCACCCGACCGCACTCCGGTCCGTCGTGGAGACAAAAGAGCGGGCGATCCGGGATGCCGAACGAGCGATCGAGGGGCTCTTGCCGGTGTTGTCATCGGATTTCAATCTCCACTCGAGCCAGCCGGGAGTGCTCGTCTATGAGGGGGAGGTGGGAGTGGAGAAGGTGCTCGACGATTCACTTCAAGCCAAGGAAGTGATCTATTCCTATGTCGATGTGGAAGCGGTGGAGAAGAATATCGGCGAAATCAATGCTCGCTATATGCGGAAGCGGGAGAAGCTCGATATTTATAAGAAGCTGCTCGTCCCAGATACGCCGTTTATTCGCAGTCTCTACACCGAAGAAAGAAGCCTCGTGACCGAAGTCCGGGCCATTCCCATGAGTGCGACGCCCTTCGAGGTATCGATGCAGATTTACGATGGCAAGGTCTCGTACCTGACACTCGCGCATGACCGCAAGCTCGGTGTCATCATCGAAAACCCCGCGATCTATCAGATGCACAAGTATCTCTTCGAGACGCTCTACGATCGAGCAGAAGTCCTGGCCCGCTAGGCAGTGGCTGCTTCTGTGGAGCGCTGAGCCTTCTTAGCTTGCGGACTCACGGGCATGGGTTCGTACACCAGGTACCACTTTTTCGTCTGAGTATCCCTGAAGTAGCGCGTCAGGACGAATCCTTCATTGCAGCGAGCAAAGGAGTGTTCCTGGGGATTGGAGACGACTTCGACTTTCGCAGAGCCGATTTTCCCCAGTGGAGCCAGCTTCACGATCTCTTCTTGAGTCATCGCTTTGGTCTTGAAATACTGCTCATTCCGTCGATCATCCCGGACGATGTCGAGGATGAGGTCACCTTTATCGTCCCACGAACGCACCCCGACAAAGCCGTTTTCGATGTAGCGGGCACTCACCGACTTCTCTGCGACGCAGTCAGCACCGAGGATATTCTCTCGCGCCTCTCGCTTGAACGCCTCATCGATCATCGCCTCACCGATGTACGCTTTCTGAAAGCGAGGATCGAGGGTGACGGCGGAGATATATTTTTGACCGGGCTGGTCCTCAGTAAAGCACAGGGAGCCAACGATCTCGCCTTTGTGTCGGAGGAGGGAAAAGGTGCTTTGCTCATCTTGAATGTGATTGTCAAATTCCGTAAGTAGTCTCTCCCGGGTCTCGGTTGGGTAGCCTGTCATGCTGTCGGCGTAGAGGGAGCGCATGTGGGCTGCTTCGAGAGGAGAGAGCTTGCGGCCGGAAACGGTAGGACACTCGGAACTCTGAAAATCTTCTAGTGAAACTTTTGTTCCTTCTTCTTTCAAAGATTTAAAAGTATTGAGGAGTAGTGTCTGAGACAAGTCAGCAGCAGAACACTCCTGTTCCACATTACGAGCAACTTTGACTCGCTCTCGTTCATAACTTGGTATCGGTAATCTGTGGTTTATGCCCATACTAGCCATACCAGTATCAGCAAAACCATCTTCTTCTGTGTCTATATCTGCCAACATCTGAGAACCGTGTTCAATTTCTTGGATTGTTTCAAGATCTGCGATTTCGGCGTCGTACTTTAGGAGGAGATTGTAGGCTTTCCTGATAAGCGAACCGTGAATTTTGGCAATAATCTTCTTATCGTAGTTGCCGGTGAACTCCGTGTTGAGATACATCCGGATTTGTTCAGCGTTACCGATCAATTCATAAACGTGGCGGATTAGCGGCAGGCCAATTTCACGGTGCTGGCAAACGCGTTCAATAATGTAGCTAAAATCCGGTTCGTTTTGGAAGGCCAGGTAAGAGGAGCAGATGGCCACCCGGTCATCTGGGTCATGGCGTAAAATAAACTCTTGAAATGATTCGAATCCCTGCGCATCAGTAGTGGAGAGAAAATTAAGAAAGGTAACCTGGTTCGCTGAACTGAGTTTCGCCATGGAAAAGCCAAGTTTTTCCTCGAGCGTAGATCGAATCTTTAAATCCATCAAGGAACGGTATCTGGTGATGAATGTGTCCGTGAGAATGTCTTCTGTAAGACCACTTTCCGAGAGCATTGCTCGGATTGAAGATTCTGTATAAGTTCCGTCAGCCTCTTGTTTGAATAATTCAAACATATCGTCGTTCAGATAGTCTGCTACGAACCTGTCTTGCATCAGCACTTTGACGGAATAATCATTTCCATCGGCGTCGGTACGAGAAGAAAAAGGAGGTGTATCAGCACCTCCTTTTTGTCGGTAGAGCGAATCCTCACTTAGACGTCCCTCGAAAGAAGAGAAGGGACCATGGTAGTAGTGGAAATCACCACTGTCTATTGATTCGGAAATCCGTTCGAGAACGAGTTGCTCGAAAAAAGATTTACAATCCGCTCCGATGACACCGTCAATGTACGATGATATATGCCTCGGAAAATTATTATCACTGTACTCGAGTATGCGCCTATCAATTTCCCATCGCGGATCATCATCCCAA
This is a stretch of genomic DNA from Candidatus Moraniibacteriota bacterium. It encodes these proteins:
- a CDS encoding GNAT family N-acetyltransferase, producing MHSESNLSKKETIHQNVPVPEETTPQTIQGTRKDDTDLKLEKETEQRLFSSEQVIDSIEKRVEELESSEFWYSGELPEFGIPFLDKNWAAFISRIQNSGRIWVFNELIQEIYWRIKWIVNNKSETESALDDEDSYDEEPVIATFTSESQMDIHRELNAYFQFDPKTASADDRIFLTNLLFHISESSKEINDWDDDPRWEIDRRILEYSDNNFPRHISSYIDGVIGADCKSFFEQLVLERISESIDSGDFHYYHGPFSSFEGRLSEDSLYRQKGGADTPPFSSRTDADGNDYSVKVLMQDRFVADYLNDDMFELFKQEADGTYTESSIRAMLSESGLTEDILTDTFITRYRSLMDLKIRSTLEEKLGFSMAKLSSANQVTFLNFLSTTDAQGFESFQEFILRHDPDDRVAICSSYLAFQNEPDFSYIIERVCQHREIGLPLIRHVYELIGNAEQIRMYLNTEFTGNYDKKIIAKIHGSLIRKAYNLLLKYDAEIADLETIQEIEHGSQMLADIDTEEDGFADTGMASMGINHRLPIPSYERERVKVARNVEQECSAADLSQTLLLNTFKSLKEEGTKVSLEDFQSSECPTVSGRKLSPLEAAHMRSLYADSMTGYPTETRERLLTEFDNHIQDEQSTFSLLRHKGEIVGSLCFTEDQPGQKYISAVTLDPRFQKAYIGEAMIDEAFKREARENILGADCVAEKSVSARYIENGFVGVRSWDDKGDLILDIVRDDRRNEQYFKTKAMTQEEIVKLAPLGKIGSAKVEVVSNPQEHSFARCNEGFVLTRYFRDTQTKKWYLVYEPMPVSPQAKKAQRSTEAATA